TCCTTTTCAGCGGTTTTATAAGTAGAATATGCCTGCAAATCTATCAACGGTATCGCTCTCGAAGAAGCATAAATGTTTATGTTATTAAATTTATTATTTATAAAATCACGACTCCCCGATAGATTTATTGCCCCAAGACTAACCTTTTTCTCACCATATAGCATCTGGAATTCATTATTCAAGCCAAATGAAAAATATTTTGTAGTATCTATTAATGAAAAACTGATATTAGGAGAACTTATATGCCTGATTTCAGGCTTGAAAATGGACTTTCCATATATATTTGTAGAAGCCGTTACACTATATCTTGAATGGTAAGGTTTTACATTTGGAATTGGTTTCTTAAAACTATAATTATGTCCCGTAGATGGCGAAATTACAATATATCTAAAAACATTAAATGGAAGACTAAATGCTGTGTTATTGTCCCATGTTTGTTGATAATCTAAAGCGCCCGATTTTAAGTTTGATATGCCTCCCGAATAAGAAAAATACCCCTTAAAAATACGAATAGGCGTTAATCCATAAGTTATCCCCGGGGCTGTTCTCTGGATACTGTTTCCTATCGTATCGTCTAAATTTTTTCTTTCCCTGACGATTAAGTTAACGGAAGCCCTGTCCCAGGACTTATTCATAGATAAATATGAGTCAATTATTTTATCAAGTTTTACTACTGTCGTATCGCTATAATCAGACGTATACTTTCTATCGCTTTCAAAATTTCCTTTTACGATTAATGACATTCTTGACGCCATTCTCTGAGAATGGTTTATTTGCATAGTCCAGCGTTCATTTCCCTGTTTCTCTTTTATATATGACCCATTCAATCCTCCGCTTGAATACTGCGAGAAAACCCATCTCCCTTCAATTAAACTTTGTAATCCCTGTATCTCAAAATAATTAACCGTAGCCGTAATATCCGAATATTTATTCGTTACCCAATAATAAGATAAATTTTGTATGTATTTTCCCTTATCCGATGAAGTACCTACTTTAGGGAGATGCAGCCACCCGGATTGCCTGCCTTTTTTAATTGGGAACCACCAGAAAGGTGCCGCAAAAAGAGGTATCTCTCCTACAAAAAATACAAGCGGTTTTAAATAAATCATATCGTCCACATATACCTTTAATTCTCTTGCCCAAAAATAATAATGAGGCGGTCTTCTGTCACAGGTTGTGAATTTTCCATAATCTATATTTAATGCACTTGTATCTACTTTCCTTATGATTCTTCCTTCAAACCACCCCTTGTCCATTTTCGTCCTGCCATCTAAAATAATACCCTGCTCCGTTTTCAAATTATATTTCATCCTCCTACCCGTAATTGAATCCTGGCTTCCAACCCATAATACCGGGTTTCCCCATATTGTAACAATTTCATTATTCAATTCATATTTTATTGTGTCCGCATTTGCTCTTACTTCAGGAGTCTTTATGTTGGCATCCCCTTTTAACCATATTATCTTATCATCCCACATATAAACTAAAGTGTCCCCTTTATAAGTGGAAGTTCTCGCCTGCCCGTCTTTCTTTTCGTTTTTTTGAGAGAGAATCTGGCTGTCCACCTTAGGTGAAACATAGACACTATCGGTAATTTTGGGAGATATTTTTAAGGATTCTAGGGAATCTACAGACGCTGCTAATGCTACAGGTATTACGGGTGTCGCAGATGCTAATACTAGAGTTAAAATAAATATTGTTTCCAAGTTATGTCGCGCACAGAGAATTATTCTATTTTGGACACTTTGCAAGTAACATTATTACTTCTTCAGAATATGAATTTTCTGGATAAGTTTCCTGTATCGATTTCAAATATATATTTGCAGACTTAGTTTTCCCTATCTTTAAATACAGTTTTGCAGTTTGTAAATCTTTTCTAACAAGCTTATCTATACATCTCTTTTTGTTCTTCTCTATTTTAGCCTTATATTCACTATCGGGATATTTTGCAATAAATTTATCCAACTCCTGCATCGCCTTTATAGTCGCAGTCTGTTCAAGATAAAATGGAGGTGAATGCTTAAAATAACATACGGCAAGCTCATATTCTGCCTTCTGCATAAACCTCGAATTTGGATAAGTGTTTATAAAAAAATCATACTCTGTCTCCGCCTGAACATAATTCTTTTTTAAATAACTTGACCTCGCGAGCAGATACTGCGATTCTTCAGTCCATTTGCCGGCAGGAGATTCGAAAATTACGGACCTGAACTTCTCTATTGCTTTATCATAATGTTTAAGCTTATATTCTTTTTTTGCCTGTTCAAAAGCTTTCTCCGGCTCAAGTCTGGCTATTGACGTATGTTTCGCACAGCTACTGCATAAAACTGCCAATAATAGTACAGTTTCTATTCTTTTCATTAAACCTCCTTAATTATTAGTTGGACTTATCGAGCTTGCTTAATTAGTCCAACTTATTCAGCTTGCTGACGATTGCTTCAACAAGTTTTGCTAATTTTGGTTCTGCCTCATTTGCAGCTTTTATAACC
Above is a window of bacterium DNA encoding:
- a CDS encoding LptA/OstA family protein translates to METIFILTLVLASATPVIPVALAASVDSLESLKISPKITDSVYVSPKVDSQILSQKNEKKDGQARTSTYKGDTLVYMWDDKIIWLKGDANIKTPEVRANADTIKYELNNEIVTIWGNPVLWVGSQDSITGRRMKYNLKTEQGIILDGRTKMDKGWFEGRIIRKVDTSALNIDYGKFTTCDRRPPHYYFWARELKVYVDDMIYLKPLVFFVGEIPLFAAPFWWFPIKKGRQSGWLHLPKVGTSSDKGKYIQNLSYYWVTNKYSDITATVNYFEIQGLQSLIEGRWVFSQYSSGGLNGSYIKEKQGNERWTMQINHSQRMASRMSLIVKGNFESDRKYTSDYSDTTVVKLDKIIDSYLSMNKSWDRASVNLIVRERKNLDDTIGNSIQRTAPGITYGLTPIRIFKGYFSYSGGISNLKSGALDYQQTWDNNTAFSLPFNVFRYIVISPSTGHNYSFKKPIPNVKPYHSRYSVTASTNIYGKSIFKPEIRHISSPNISFSLIDTTKYFSFGLNNEFQMLYGEKKVSLGAINLSGSRDFINNKFNNINIYASSRAIPLIDLQAYSTYKTAEKEFKFDRLTVGSSLMRRTFNLSTTYNWVPDTLEEKKSIWGTINVNLTRNWKASMARRYDIVHKNTVEESYSLYRDLHCWDITFSFNKYAEIWKYNVQIKLKALPEIKYEKHYESETGE
- the bamD gene encoding outer membrane protein assembly factor BamD, whose protein sequence is MKRIETVLLLAVLCSSCAKHTSIARLEPEKAFEQAKKEYKLKHYDKAIEKFRSVIFESPAGKWTEESQYLLARSSYLKKNYVQAETEYDFFINTYPNSRFMQKAEYELAVCYFKHSPPFYLEQTATIKAMQELDKFIAKYPDSEYKAKIEKNKKRCIDKLVRKDLQTAKLYLKIGKTKSANIYLKSIQETYPENSYSEEVIMLLAKCPK